The Chitinophaga caeni genome segment AAATCAATATTTCTAATGGCAACCTCGTACAAAACGATGGTTGGAACTAATATTTTTCAAGGTAAATATTCTTATACATGAAAAAGTTACGCAATACTCTATATATAGCCATCATCGCAAGTTCGTTCGTAGCTTGTACCGCTAAGGAAGATCGCGAGTCGATGGGTAAACCATTACCCGCAGATCAATTGGAGTTTACGGTGACGCAAACACCAGGCTATGATAACGAGGTAACCATGGAAAGTCTCACCCCGGAGATAATTCCATATTGGGATTATGGTTTCGGTGTATCAAACGCACGTAAGTTCAAAGCGGTAATCCCCTTTGCAGGAACTTTCCCGATCAAATATTACGCTTACGGAAAAGGCGGCCCCTCTGTAGACTCAGTAGAAATTACCGTAACGGAAAATGATGCTAATTTCTTTGCTGACCCGTACTGGGATTTATTAACAAACGGCGTCGATGGTAAAACTTGGGTATGGGCTGTTGATAATCCCCTGGGCTGCATTACCGGCGGTGGCGATTACCGGGATAACGGTCCCACATGGTGGAAAGATAACATGGCGGATCAACAAGCAATCATTAATGATAAGATGACATTTGACTTAAACGGTAGTTATAATTTCGAGTTGATTACACCGAATGGTAATAAACCGGGTAAATTCAGCTTCGATGTGGAAAGCATGAAGTTATCTTTCGTGGGAAGCGATGTTAGTAACGGGCAGAATTGGAATTACGATATAATAAAGCTCAATGAAAATGAACTGGTAATCGCGGCTACACATATTGAAAGTTGGGGCGGGTTCCGCAACTTTTACTTCTTCAAGAAAGAAGGATTTGTGTACCCGTAATTGCTAGGTATGAATGTGTGAAAAGACAGAAAGGTTGCCTGTTAGCAGGTAGCCTTTTTCTTTTATCAGGATGCCGGCCACCTTATTACCATCGCCTGCTACATGCAAAGTTTTTTTTACCTACTTTTATGAATCAAGATATTAAATCCGCATGGAGAATAAGCAAAATGCCTATTTCATAACCCGTTGGCAATCCCAGATCAAAAAGGGATTGTTCGAGTATATCATCATGTTGCTCTTGCAAAAACAAGAGCGCTACGGTTATGAATTGATCAGCGAAATCAAGAAGTTGGCTGACATGGATATTGCAGAAGGAACGATTTACCCCCTGCTGAGCAGGCTCAAGAAGGAGAAACTGGTGGATTCCAGGTGGGTTGAAATGGATGAAGGTGTTCCCCGCAAATATTATAAACTTACAGAGCAAGGTAACGAATACCTCGAAGCCATGTATCAATACCTCGGTGAACTGATGCAAGCCATTACTGATTTGAAAAACGTGTAATCTTTATGAACGGTCATATCTTATCCCTCGATTTAGGGTCTAGCACGGCAGGAGTCGTCTTATTTGATAAAAAAGGGCGCGTTGTAAAACAATTGCAGAAGGAATACGATAAGTATTACCCGCAACCCGGTTGGATCGAAGTAGACCCGGATGAAATATGGTTTAGCATGCGTGCTGCCATAGAGGAGCTGATGAATGCTTCCGGCATTACCGCTGCTAATATCGCGGGGATCGGCATCTCCAACCAGCGGGAAACCACTGTTATATGGGACAAAACCAACGGCCAGCCTATTTATAATGCTATCGCTTGGCAAGATCGCAGATCTTCCAAAATCTGCGATGATTTTCGTTACCAAGGATTTTCAGAGTTGATCCGGGAAAAAACCGGTTTGTTGTTGGATGCCTATTTTTCTGCAAGCAAGATTAGCTGGATCTTGGATCATGTTCCCGGTGCCCGCGCTAAGGCAGAACAAGGGAGCCTTGCTTTCGGGACGATAGACTCCTGGCTGATTTGGAAATTAACCGGCCAGCAAGTTCATGTGACCGATATTACCAATGCTTCCCGTACCATGTTGTTTAATATCCATACGTTGGATTGGGATGCCGATTTGTTGAAACTATTTAATATTCCACATAAACTATTGCCTGGAACTTGCAGTAACAGTGAGATCATCGCTTACACTGCGCCTGCCATATTGGGCGCCCCGGTTCCGATCGCGGGAGTTGCGGGAGATCAACATGCGGCCTTGTTTGGACAGATGTGCCTGGAGCCGGGGATGGTTAAAAATACTTACGGTAGCGGCTGTTTCGCGTTGATGAACACCGGGGATCAACCCGTTTTGTCGCAACACCATTTATTGACAACGGTTGCTTGGAAGATCGGGGATAAAGTGACTTACGCATTAGAAGGAAGTGTTTTCGGCGGGAGTTCCGTGTTTCGTTGGATGAGGGACGGGTTAGGGGTTATTGAAGCTACCGCGGAAGTTGAAGCCTTGGCCCAAACCGAAGAAGATAACGGGGGCGTAATGTTCGTGCCGGCATTGGCAGGCCTCGGTGCTCCTTATTGGGATGCCTATGCACGCGGTATGATTATCGGTATTACGCGCGGCACTTCTGTTGGGCACATTGCAAGGGCAGCCTTAGAGGGTGTAGCGCTCGGTTTGGCTGATGCCCTGGAAGCCATGGAAAAAGATAGTGGCCGCAAGATAGGGGAGATCCGTGTAGATGGTACATCTGCAACTTATCCCTTTTTCATGCAACTCCAGACGGATTTGCTCCAATACCCGGTTACCCGTCCGGCTGTAATGCCTTCAAGTGCTTTGGGCGCCGCATATCTAGCGGGTTTGGCTACAGGGTTTTGGGATTGGCAAACCGTAAAGAAGATGTACGAACCGGGGGAGTCCTTCTCCCCAAGGCAAGACATGGAATTTAGTAATCGATTGAGAAGCCGTTGGAAGAAAGCTATTGCCCGCGTGCAAAATTGGGATCTTTAGTCCCGGATTTTATGGATTTCATAAGTTTCACAGATTATCCTTTATCCTGCCTAAATTTTATTTCACGTTAAATATTTTCATCCTTTTCTATAATTATTAAATGACACTGCTTTCGAAAGATCGCGGTGTTTTTTATGTCCCGGCTGTTATAATCAACACCTGGTTTAAAACATTTTCATGCTATTGATGTTAATTTTTTATCATTTTAATAGAAATATTTGTAGTGTATCGTATTCCGATGTACCTTGTAACGGTATGGATAATTAGTTAACGAGGTATATTCGTTAACGATACAAAGAATTCTAAGCGGATAATTATTACGTTATGATGCGGGAAAATTTATTAGCACAGTTTAAATCGAAGATCGACCAGGAATGGGATGTGGTTGTTATTGGTGGAGGTGCTACCGGGATCGGTGCTGCACTTGAAGCAGTTACCAGGGGATATAAAACCTTGTTGGTTGAGAAAGCAGATTTTGCAAAATCTACATCCAGCAAAAGCACGAAGTTGGTGCATGGCGGCGTGCGGTACTTGGCTCAAGGGGATGTAGCCCTGGTGCGGGAAGCCAGCGTTGAAAGGGGATTACTATTAAAAAATGCCCCGCATTTAGCGCATAACCTTTCCTTCGTAATTCCAGCATATTCATGGTTTGATGGGATCTTTTATACAATCGGGTTAAAACTCTACGACTGGATGGCAGGGCGATTAAGCCTTGGCCGTTCCTTATATATTTCCCGTAAAAAAACTATCGAACGTTTACCTACGATTAAGCAAGATCACCTTTCTGCTGGGGTATTATATCATGATGGCCAATTTGACGATTCCCGCCTGGCTATTAACCTGGTGCAAACTTTCTTGGAGCATGGCGGCATCGCTATTAACTACATGGAAGTGAAGGCGATGGAAAAGGATATAACTGGGAAATTGAGCGGCCTTAAACTTCAGGATAATGAAACCGGTGAAGTATTTCATGTAAAGACAAAAGGTGTTATTAACGCTACCGGCGTATTTACAGACGATGTTTTGCAAATGGATGATCCTAATGAACCCCGTTCTATCGTGGCCAGTCAAGGAGTACACCTGGTATTGGATCATAGCTTCCTCCCGGGAAAGACGGCGTTAATGATTCCCAAGACCAGTGATGGCAGGGTGCTTTTTGCAGTTCCATGGCATAATAAATTGGTAGTAGGTACTACCGATACTCTCGTCGAGAGCATTAGCCTGGATCCCGTAGCTTTAGAAAAGGAGATTCAATTTATTCTCGATACAGCCGATCAATATCTTACGAAAGCACCTAAAAGAACGGACGTGTTGAGCGTTTGGGCCGGGCTTAGACCTTTGGCAGCGCCTACGGGAGAAAAAGCCAAAACGAAGGAAATTTCAAGGAACCATAAAATAATGGTAACGCCTTCAGGTTTGGTAAGTATCCTCGGTGGTAAATGGACAACATACCGTAGAATGGGTGAAGATGTAGTTACGAAGCTCGAAGAAGTGCACCAGTGGAAGAAAACGACTACCGCGACAAAATTCCTCCCGATTCATGGTTTCGTCGAAAACACCGATGAAAACAACCCCCTATATTTTTATGGCGCCGATATGCCCGGCATTCAAGCATTAGCCGCTTCTGAACCCGGAATGAGCGAGGTTTTATCTGAATCCCTCCAAATCATCGCGGCACAAGTGGCTTGGGCGGTGAGGCATGAGTTGGCGCAACAGGTTGAAGATGTGTTGGCGAGAAGGATCAGGGCCCTTTTCCTCGATGCCCACGAAGCGGTACGCATAGCGCCGAAAGTGGCTGCTATCATGGCCAAAGAGTTGAATAAAGATACAACCTGGGAGCAGGAACAAATTCAATCATTCAATACCTTGGCATCCACCTACATGCTAAGCTAATTTTTCAATTTCACGTTTATTATTTATTCCACTTTAGAGTAACATGAACTGGTTAAAACCACCGGCGCACAAGCCTACTATTCCACAATCAGAAATTAAAAGTAAATATACCTGGATGAGAATGCAGGTATTTATCGGCATCTTTATCGGTTATGCAGGTTATTACCTGGTAAGGAAAAATTTTTCTATGGCTATGCCGGATCTTATGGAAAAAGGTTTTTCCAAGGGAGATCTTGGCTTGGCTCTTTCCGGCGTTTCCATTGCTTACGGTTTGAGCAAGTTCCTGATGGGAAATGTTTCTGATCGCAGCAATGCGAGGATCTTTATTTCATTAGGCTTATTTCTTTCTGCCCTAACGATGTTGTTAATGGGACTGTTCCCTTGGGCAACGGGTTCCATCGGTATCATGTTTGCTTTACTGTTTTTAAATGGTTGGTTCCAAGGTATGGGGTGGCCTCCCAGTGGCAGGGTAATGGTGCATTGGTTTTCTATCAAGGAAAGGGGAACGATGATGTCTATCTGGAATGTTGCGCATAATGTGGGTGGCGGTTTAGTAGGGCCTTTAACAATCCTCGGAATGTATTATTTCGGGATGTGGCAAAGTAAGTTTTTCTTCCCGGCGGCTGTTGCCATGGTTTTGGCGGGGATTGCCTATTTGCTGGTAAGGGACACGCCGCAGTCTTGCGGTTTGCCTTCTATCGAAGCTTACAAAGATGATTATCCGAAAGACTACAGTAGCAAGTCGGAAAATGAAATGACAGCCAAGGAGATTTTCTTGAATTATATTCTCCCGAATAGGTTGCTGTGGTACATTGCTTTGGCCAATATATTTGTCTATCTACTCCGTTACGGTGTATTGGATTGGGCGCCTACTTATTTAAAAGAAGCGAAGGGGTTTAATGTGAATGAATCTTCCTGGGCATATTTTATCTATGAATATGCAGGGATTCCGGGTACCTTATTATGTGGCTGGATCAGTGATAAGGTGTTTAAAGGTCGCCGGGCTCCTGCCACGATTATTTACATGGCATTGGTCTTAGTTTTCGTGTTGATATATTGGAAGAATCCTCCAGGTAATATTTGGGTAGATAACATGGCTTTGTTTGCTATCGGCTTCCTAATTTATGGCCCCGTGATGCTGATTGGCGTACAGGCTTTGGATCTTGTTCCGAAGAAAGCGGCGGGTACTGCGGCGGGCTTGACCGGTTTGTTCGGCTACTTGGGTGGCGCCATGTTTGCCAATGTTGCCATGGGGTATATCGTGGATCATTTTGGTTGGGATGGCGGTTTCGTTATCTTGATAGTGGCTTGTTTGCTCGCCATTTTTTTTACGTTATTGACTTGGCGCAAGGAAAAAGAAAGGTTAGGATTAATTTAACATACAACAGTCCAGGATACTGTAATTTCACGAGTTAAAAATTATACAAATGATGGTACGTTCATCGATGTCTGCCTTACTTGTGGGAAGCTTGTTATTGTCAGCTTGCTCCTCCCAGAAGAAAGCAGCATCTCAAAAAAATGTTGCTTCCATGGAAAATCAATTCCCTGCTTTTGATTCCGAAGCGCATAGGGGAGGTAGGGGACTGAAACCTGAAAACACCATACCCGCTATGAAAAATGCGATCGATATTGGTGTTACAACACTGGAGATGGATGCGAATATTACCAAGGATTTGAAAGTTGTTGTTTCGCACGACCAGTACATGAACCCGGATATCTCCACTGCTCCGGATGGTACACCCGTTACCCGGCAGCAGGTGAAAGATTTGTTGTTATATCAAATGAATTATGCTGATATCGTTAAGTATGATGTGGGGATGCGGGGAAACCCGAATTTTCCGCAGCAGGAAAAGATGAAGGTAAACAAACCCTTGTTGTCTGATTTGATTCAAGCGGTAGAGAAATATACCCAACAGGAAGGTGTTGCCCCGAAATGGTATAACATCGAAACAAAATCATCTGCCAAGTACGATGGCGTTCGGAATCCAAAGCCGGAGCAATTCGTGGCATTGCTGATGAAGGTGGTTATTGATAACGGTATCGTGGATAGAACCGTGATACAGTCTTTTGATAAAAGAACTTTGCAGGTTTTACATAAGAAATTTCCTGCCGTAAAAACTTCCTTCTTGATCGGTGATAATAACAAGAAATCGCTGGATGAAAATATCAAGGATCTAGGTTTTACGCCTTTTATCTTGAGCCCTGATTATAAGTTGGTGACACCTGCTTTGGTGAAAGCCTGCCATGATAAAGGTGTTAAGATCGTTCCCTGGACAGTGAATGATAAAGCCAAGATTCAAGAACTGAAAGATATGGGAGTAGATGGTATTATCTCAGATTATCCCAACTACTTCAAAGAGCTCGGAATGTAAAACCGAATAGTGGACGAATAAATAGCCGCCTCAATCTTGGGGCGGTCCATGTTCACGGATGATACCGGATTTAGGGATTGCACGGATTTTTTGTTCGAGTTTTGTTTTGTTCGAGTTTTTGGGGTTTAATTAGGTTTATTTATTGGTTGACTAGGTATTTTAACAGGAGGCCTACTGCTACCGCGATCGACATGCTGATGAGTGTGCCTACTAATAAATATTCCGTTTTTACTTCTTCTTTGGCCGTGTTATATCTTAATATACTTTTTGCCGCAATTAAGAGGCCTATAGCTTCATATTGGCCGATAAAAACTAATACGCCAATTATTAATCTTTCTATGATGCCAATGTATTTCCCGGCATTTACCAAGCCTTTGTCGGCGGTACTGCTTCTTGGTGTCGATATTTGATCTGCCCAATGCTTGGTAGCTAGGCTGATGATGATGGAAGAGGGATATACCAAGAAGAATATTCCGGCAGCAAAATACCAGGCATTGCCTTGGTAATAGAATTCCAATATCTCTTTTTCGGTAGGAAATAGTTGGAATTGCCAACACCAACACAAGACGATTACGGCCATATGTGCCAGTTGATCATAAACGAAATTCCTGAAGTTGGGCTTTAGATAGGATTTGAACAAATCTATCAGGAAATGACTGATGGTGATGATCGCTACAGTTTGTATATATTGAAAGCCCATGAATAACAAGGCCGTTACACCCGTAATCAGAACATGTAAATACAGTAGGGGCGACTTTATCTTCCGTTCGTTCCTATCATCTATCCAAGATCTCTTTTGTAATGCAAAATCGCTCACCAGGTGCGCAAAGATCAGCTTGGTTAACCAAATAATGCTATTTTCCATGTTCGATAAATGCTTGTGTTAATACTTTGTATTGTTCTAACAGGTAGGCCATCTCCTCGAAGCGGGCAGCTTTAACTTGCTGATTGATAGTTGCCGCAGATTTTTTTAACAAGGTGGCTGCCTCCTTCTGGTTTTTCCCTAATAAAAGATAATATAATACTTCCGCTTGCTTGGCTGTTACTTGGCTTACCAAGCTATCGGTGTAATGGGCTATCAAATCATAAGAGATATCAAAAATAGCGTCACCGCAAGTTATCAGTAAGTGCTGTTGGCTCTTCGGATCCGTAATCCGGTCTAATGCACGTCCTGAAGTTACAAAAATATCTTCTAGGTGGGAGTCGAGGTTGGAGATATCTGCTGCTACATAGCCCAAGCTAATGCTTTGGCGAATATCTACCCGCGCCTCTTGCATACTATGTGAGATGGCTTTTAGCCTGCATTGCAGCATTTTATGGTATACCGTGGCTGCATCCTTTACTAAAACTTGGAAGGAATCGCCCCGGTAAAATTCAAGCTTGTCACACTCGGGGAATTGCTCTTGTATTTCAATTAATAGTAGCTGGAAATCCCGGCTATCTAACTTGGTGGAATTAACGATATCCGCAGTAATAACTGCTTCCATTATTATTTACTTTGATGGATGACTAAGTTAGGTTATTTAGCCTAATTTTCAAAAAATAAGTATTATTTTACGAATTTTTATAGAATTAGTTTTTATGTACGAATTTTATGAAAATCAGGCTAAATTGACTAATTAAATTACATCCATTGTACTTTTTCACTTAAAGGGCGGGTTCTCCTGCCAACTTTATGGATGGGTTCATCGCTGTAACCAAGGTACAGGAAGCCCATAATTTGGTCCTCTTCCCCTAATTTCAAGTATTCTTTCATGGCTGGTTTTAAGGCCATACCACCGGTACCCCAGTAAGCGGCAATACCCATGCTGCTGGCACCCAAAAGAATATTTTCAATAGCGCAGGAAGTCGCTGCTAGCTCTTCCAATGCCGGGATTTTAGGATTAGCGCCGCGTTTCATGGCCATGACCACCAGGTGGGAGGCCAAGTCGCCCATGGACTTTAACTTGTCGTAAGTGCCGGGAACGAATTGTTCCGGTTGCGCATTCGCTTTATAAAGTTCGGCATGCGCCAGGCAGAATTCCTGCACTTTTTCACCCGCGTACACCATGAAATACCAGGGTTCGGTTAAGCCGTGGGTAGGCGCCCAGTCTGCTAATTCGAATAATTGTTGCACTTGTGTATCTTCGATCTTTTTACCATTCATGCTTGCCGGCTTAATGGTGCGGCGCGTTAGTATGATATCTTTCAAGATACTAGCTTGATCCGTTGTTGTTGTGCTCATTCTCTATCTGTTTATGATTCTTTAATTTCCATGGCAGCTTTTAAGGCGGCAGGAACTTTAGTTATTTTTCTTTGCGTGTAATCGAAGCATACCATGCCGGTTTTAGCTTCGGCAATTAGTAGGTCTTTCCCTTCGCGGCGCGTTGAAACCTTGTAAAATAAGTCGAAGCCGAAAGCCGAAAATTCAGAGGCGCATACCTCGAACTGTAATATATCGCCATGGAAGCTTTCATTTTTATACACGATGGCAACATCTGCCATGATCAGGCCTGCGCCGAAAGCATCCAGTTCGCTAGCGCCCAGGCTTTTCAAGAACTGGACCCTGGCATCGTGGATCATGGAAAGGATGGCATCATTCCCTACATGCCCACCGTAATTAACATCCTGGATCCGAACCGGGATCTGCATGGAAAATGCATACCGATCCGGCATATCAATTTTAACTCTAGCCATTCGTATGATAAATTATTACCTGTTTTTTAAAAAGTCGATAAGTTGCCGGAAAGCCTTTGCCCGGTGACTATAACTATTTTTTTCCTGCATATCCATCCCCGCGAAGCTGGTAGTGCTGCCATTGGGGATGAAAATAGGATCGTAACCGAAACCCTTTTCGCCACTTCCCGTACCGGCGATTTTCCCCTCGCAGACACCTTCAAACTGGTATTCCCTTTCATCGAGAATCAACGAAATAACGGTTCTAAACCGCGCGTTCCTGTTAGTTTTTCCTTCCATTTCGGCCAGTACCTTCACGATATTATCGGCAGCGGATTTTTGTTCACCTGCATACCTGGCCGACAATACGCCCGGTGCGCCATTGAGAGCGTCTATTTCAAGGCCGGTATCTTCGGAGAAGCAATTTTTACCCGTCATGTTATGTATAACGGTTGATTTCTCCCTGGCATTGGCTTCCAGCGTGTCGTGTGGTTCGGGGATATCGATGTCGATCCCGGCATCTTGCAGGGTGATGATTTCGAAAGCATTCCCTAGCATACTTTTGATTTCCTTTACTTTATTTTCGTTGTTCGTAGCAAAAACTAGCTCCATGCTAAATATCTTGATAAAATTAAATATTAAAAAGTTGTTTCAGAGCTTGCCATAATTTACCTTTCAAAACCTTATTTTCATTGATTACGGTAAGGGGCTCCGACGAAACGAATTGAACACCATCGATGAACTGTACCTGGTAATTAGGTATATCGCTAATATTCAATTTGTTAGGTTCTAAACCAAAGCCGATGGCCTTTTGAAATGGCAGCACCTGTTGTAATTCCCGCAGGTTTGTAGCAGGGAAATGCTTTAAATTGACCAGGGCAACATCCTGCATACCGAGTTGACAAGCATTCAAAATATTGGTGAGCAAATTGAATAATTCATCGTTTAAATACGCTTCATTTTCATTTTGTACGAGCAAGGCGATATTTTTTTGATTTTCACCTAAAAATTTGAGTTTCGGCAGCTCTTTTTGAACCGTTTTGGCCGGGTTTTTAATCCCGGGAATGATAGGCTGGTCGTAGATCTTAGCCAATAAATAAGGATCAAATTGTATCTTGTCTAAGCCCATACAGTTTATATTTGTTAGTGTTAGGGTGATTCCAGGGTAAGAAAAATACGTTTATTTGCAAATCGTTCCCTGAACGAGTCTTCTCGTAAGCGAGTGTAAAATTATTGAGATAAAACCGATAAACCATGATGGTAGAAGATTATTCCACGACAAAATCAGCACTGATGGAAGAAAGCAAAAAGAAGATCAAGGTAACGAAAATCAAGGAGTCCAGGATTGGAGCTGTTGATTTCAATAACCTAGCTTTTGGTAAAATGTATGCCGACCATATGCTGGTGGCTGATTTTGACGGTAAGGAATGGGTGAACGCGGAGATCCTTCCATATGGAAATATCAGCGTCAGCCCATCAAATGCAGCTTGGCATTACGGCCAGGCCATCTTTGAAGGCATCAAAGCCTATAAGGACCAGGAAGGTAACCCGATGATCTTCCGCCCGGTTGACAACTTTAAAAGGTTCAACGTTTCCGCGGAACGTATGGGTATGGTTAGCGTTCCTGAATGGTTATTCATGGGCGGTTTGGCCCAGTTGATCGATATGGATCGCGACTGGATCCCGACAGGTGAGGGTTGCTCCCTGTACCTGAGGCCCTTCATGATCGCATCCGATGAGTATATCGGTGTGCGTCCGTCGGAGCATTATAAATTCATGATCATCAATTCGCCGGCAGGTCCTTACTTCAATAAGCCGATCAAATTGTTGGTGCAAGACAAATATGTTAGGGCATTCCCGGGTGGTGTTGGCTATGCGAAAGCAGCCGGTAACTACGGGGGCACGATGTACCCGACAGAATTGGCCAAGAAAGCCGGTTACGATCAAGTACTCTGGGTTGATGGGTTTGAATATAAGAGCTTGCAGGAATGCGGCACCATGAACTTATTTGTAATCATCGGCAACAAGGCTATTACGCCGGATCTTAGTCAAGGTACAATCTTGGCAGGGGTAACCCGTGCCAGCGTGATGGAACTACTCAAAGATATGGGCTTAACTGTAGAA includes the following:
- a CDS encoding PadR family transcriptional regulator, which translates into the protein MENKQNAYFITRWQSQIKKGLFEYIIMLLLQKQERYGYELISEIKKLADMDIAEGTIYPLLSRLKKEKLVDSRWVEMDEGVPRKYYKLTEQGNEYLEAMYQYLGELMQAITDLKNV
- the glpK gene encoding glycerol kinase GlpK, coding for MNGHILSLDLGSSTAGVVLFDKKGRVVKQLQKEYDKYYPQPGWIEVDPDEIWFSMRAAIEELMNASGITAANIAGIGISNQRETTVIWDKTNGQPIYNAIAWQDRRSSKICDDFRYQGFSELIREKTGLLLDAYFSASKISWILDHVPGARAKAEQGSLAFGTIDSWLIWKLTGQQVHVTDITNASRTMLFNIHTLDWDADLLKLFNIPHKLLPGTCSNSEIIAYTAPAILGAPVPIAGVAGDQHAALFGQMCLEPGMVKNTYGSGCFALMNTGDQPVLSQHHLLTTVAWKIGDKVTYALEGSVFGGSSVFRWMRDGLGVIEATAEVEALAQTEEDNGGVMFVPALAGLGAPYWDAYARGMIIGITRGTSVGHIARAALEGVALGLADALEAMEKDSGRKIGEIRVDGTSATYPFFMQLQTDLLQYPVTRPAVMPSSALGAAYLAGLATGFWDWQTVKKMYEPGESFSPRQDMEFSNRLRSRWKKAIARVQNWDL
- a CDS encoding glycerol-3-phosphate dehydrogenase/oxidase, which encodes MMRENLLAQFKSKIDQEWDVVVIGGGATGIGAALEAVTRGYKTLLVEKADFAKSTSSKSTKLVHGGVRYLAQGDVALVREASVERGLLLKNAPHLAHNLSFVIPAYSWFDGIFYTIGLKLYDWMAGRLSLGRSLYISRKKTIERLPTIKQDHLSAGVLYHDGQFDDSRLAINLVQTFLEHGGIAINYMEVKAMEKDITGKLSGLKLQDNETGEVFHVKTKGVINATGVFTDDVLQMDDPNEPRSIVASQGVHLVLDHSFLPGKTALMIPKTSDGRVLFAVPWHNKLVVGTTDTLVESISLDPVALEKEIQFILDTADQYLTKAPKRTDVLSVWAGLRPLAAPTGEKAKTKEISRNHKIMVTPSGLVSILGGKWTTYRRMGEDVVTKLEEVHQWKKTTTATKFLPIHGFVENTDENNPLYFYGADMPGIQALAASEPGMSEVLSESLQIIAAQVAWAVRHELAQQVEDVLARRIRALFLDAHEAVRIAPKVAAIMAKELNKDTTWEQEQIQSFNTLASTYMLS
- the glpT gene encoding glycerol-3-phosphate transporter, yielding MNWLKPPAHKPTIPQSEIKSKYTWMRMQVFIGIFIGYAGYYLVRKNFSMAMPDLMEKGFSKGDLGLALSGVSIAYGLSKFLMGNVSDRSNARIFISLGLFLSALTMLLMGLFPWATGSIGIMFALLFLNGWFQGMGWPPSGRVMVHWFSIKERGTMMSIWNVAHNVGGGLVGPLTILGMYYFGMWQSKFFFPAAVAMVLAGIAYLLVRDTPQSCGLPSIEAYKDDYPKDYSSKSENEMTAKEIFLNYILPNRLLWYIALANIFVYLLRYGVLDWAPTYLKEAKGFNVNESSWAYFIYEYAGIPGTLLCGWISDKVFKGRRAPATIIYMALVLVFVLIYWKNPPGNIWVDNMALFAIGFLIYGPVMLIGVQALDLVPKKAAGTAAGLTGLFGYLGGAMFANVAMGYIVDHFGWDGGFVILIVACLLAIFFTLLTWRKEKERLGLI
- a CDS encoding glycerophosphodiester phosphodiesterase; the encoded protein is MMVRSSMSALLVGSLLLSACSSQKKAASQKNVASMENQFPAFDSEAHRGGRGLKPENTIPAMKNAIDIGVTTLEMDANITKDLKVVVSHDQYMNPDISTAPDGTPVTRQQVKDLLLYQMNYADIVKYDVGMRGNPNFPQQEKMKVNKPLLSDLIQAVEKYTQQEGVAPKWYNIETKSSAKYDGVRNPKPEQFVALLMKVVIDNGIVDRTVIQSFDKRTLQVLHKKFPAVKTSFLIGDNNKKSLDENIKDLGFTPFILSPDYKLVTPALVKACHDKGVKIVPWTVNDKAKIQELKDMGVDGIISDYPNYFKELGM
- a CDS encoding DUF3307 domain-containing protein, whose product is MENSIIWLTKLIFAHLVSDFALQKRSWIDDRNERKIKSPLLYLHVLITGVTALLFMGFQYIQTVAIITISHFLIDLFKSYLKPNFRNFVYDQLAHMAVIVLCWCWQFQLFPTEKEILEFYYQGNAWYFAAGIFFLVYPSSIIISLATKHWADQISTPRSSTADKGLVNAGKYIGIIERLIIGVLVFIGQYEAIGLLIAAKSILRYNTAKEEVKTEYLLVGTLISMSIAVAVGLLLKYLVNQ
- a CDS encoding helix-turn-helix transcriptional regulator, encoding MEAVITADIVNSTKLDSRDFQLLLIEIQEQFPECDKLEFYRGDSFQVLVKDAATVYHKMLQCRLKAISHSMQEARVDIRQSISLGYVAADISNLDSHLEDIFVTSGRALDRITDPKSQQHLLITCGDAIFDISYDLIAHYTDSLVSQVTAKQAEVLYYLLLGKNQKEAATLLKKSAATINQQVKAARFEEMAYLLEQYKVLTQAFIEHGK
- a CDS encoding nitroreductase family protein, which encodes MSTTTTDQASILKDIILTRRTIKPASMNGKKIEDTQVQQLFELADWAPTHGLTEPWYFMVYAGEKVQEFCLAHAELYKANAQPEQFVPGTYDKLKSMGDLASHLVVMAMKRGANPKIPALEELAATSCAIENILLGASSMGIAAYWGTGGMALKPAMKEYLKLGEEDQIMGFLYLGYSDEPIHKVGRRTRPLSEKVQWM
- a CDS encoding acyl-CoA thioesterase; translation: MARVKIDMPDRYAFSMQIPVRIQDVNYGGHVGNDAILSMIHDARVQFLKSLGASELDAFGAGLIMADVAIVYKNESFHGDILQFEVCASEFSAFGFDLFYKVSTRREGKDLLIAEAKTGMVCFDYTQRKITKVPAALKAAMEIKES
- the rdgB gene encoding RdgB/HAM1 family non-canonical purine NTP pyrophosphatase, encoding MELVFATNNENKVKEIKSMLGNAFEIITLQDAGIDIDIPEPHDTLEANAREKSTVIHNMTGKNCFSEDTGLEIDALNGAPGVLSARYAGEQKSAADNIVKVLAEMEGKTNRNARFRTVISLILDEREYQFEGVCEGKIAGTGSGEKGFGYDPIFIPNGSTTSFAGMDMQEKNSYSHRAKAFRQLIDFLKNR
- a CDS encoding Rho GTPase-activating protein — its product is MGLDKIQFDPYLLAKIYDQPIIPGIKNPAKTVQKELPKLKFLGENQKNIALLVQNENEAYLNDELFNLLTNILNACQLGMQDVALVNLKHFPATNLRELQQVLPFQKAIGFGLEPNKLNISDIPNYQVQFIDGVQFVSSEPLTVINENKVLKGKLWQALKQLFNI